TTTTTCCTCCATATATGATTTTAATTCTCGATACAAAAATCTGTAAcaaaaatgagtcaaatttagTTATATTAGCAGTtgtctctaaagctctgtctacactatcaaactttatgcaacaGAAAATGGGACGTGTCAAATTCTTACCTAACAAATGACCTTCTTGTAATAGTCAACCCAAAGTTATCAATGTTGACACGCCCATCTTTCTTCAAATGTAGGCCCTGAATTGACGAATGACCGGTTCCTAAACATATTAGTTGCCCAGGATCCTCTGgacctacaaaaaaaaaaattatccgTGACAGTATATCAATATTAAATCtagcaatatttaaaaatattatattctaaACTGCAGTAATCATAGCAAATGTTGTGACATGGACATTACCTCGTTTCATAACGATAGAACAGTAGCTGGTTTGCTTACTGAGTTCCTGACAGCCTTGAAATGGGTTGCCAATTTTTGGATGTGCTTTGGCAACCTTAGCAATTTGGTCATCCTCTGTTTCACCCCCTGCAGTGTATGCATCTACTGGCGAAGTTATATGGTCTTCTACTGGCGCAGAGGGAGGCTGAACATATCCTGACACAGGTTGTGTCTTTTgctgttgtttttttgtttcctCCTCCCTCTTCAATTGGTACTCAAGATAATTTTCCTGGCTCGGTAAATTCCACATATCTTCTCCTGGTAACGGCACATTCTGGTTGTAGTTTACCTGATAATGGCCACCACCACTCGCAACAGTTTCTTGCTCAGCTGCTGCAAGAGTTTCTTTATCAGTAGGATCTGGTTCTACATAAATTGTCCGACCACGAGAATCCGTAATCATATTTTCCATATTTTTCGAAGGATTATCTTTTGGAAGGCCAAGTAAAGCTCTCAGTGCTTTTGTTGAAGCATCATTCTTTGCGTCTTTCTTCGATCTACCGACACCAGTTTCGTGATCAACACCATCAATGACTGGCTTGCTGCCAAATGATTGTAAAGAATACACGGATGGGGGTACGTCCGCCTCCTGAAATTTTATAGTTAACCTCTGAAGTGAACAGAACTCATTCAAGCATTGTGTTGGATTCTTCACTCCATGAAGAAAATCGTGAATCAGTTGTTCTGGAACTTTTTTTGGTAGTGCTCTTCCAATGATAGGATTCACACCACCACCTGTTGTTGCATGGTCACCAGCTGCTGTGGTCTTTGAGTggatcaattttattttatttagtggATCATTATACGTAGGTCTTGTCGTCTCTTGAACATGTAGCTTGTGACGAAGATATTCACTTTGCTGATTGACCTGTGTGTTAAAATAAgttatagaaattaaaatataaattctgTACTCCAATGACCACTAGaattacattacacattttaaaCACTACAGTTACTGTATGTAGTACAAGAGaaagaattatttaaaattcaataaataagtgttaatttattttctacacatccaacagcgaggTACCTGCCAATTGCAGGATGGATAAACTTTTTTTATACTTGATCATTCTTAAAAACTAAGTAtcaggcttagggagtggagttgaaagagttgagttacaaccctggcaatTGGCAATGATAGAACCCAAGGACCTTCACATTGTCAATATTTAATCTTCTTTTCAAGCAAGTAAACATGAATCAATtagtaggtaggctaggcctatgcctattgTATCTATTATTAATTGTCTACAGTACCTTCGTTTGGTCATGTGGTTTATATCGGTTATCTTCAATCATTTCTGGGAAAAAAAACAAGGAAGTTATTACACAAAAGTAATATAATatggctagcctaggcctaggtagtcggcgctagttccgtttcgcacctgtttttatttcgacttccttttgactccaaattgttaagcaacttattgtgaataccacaccttaaaattgggcctcataagtacttttatgaagaagaatcacataaaaagtaactaataaatccttaaattgatgattttaccatggagtaactccatgattttacagacatttttctcgcataccgttcgcgaatttagcatactcgaagttcaatattttcgtttctatggagcgccaaaagagcaacaacaatagatggttaaaaactcagtggaatgcgtcttcttttaatgcatttattattgaaatacacgtttaattttaatatattttgtcaataaaaatgctgtaacattttactgctaataatttgctgttttcaaatagcaaccaaccctagacctaagagtaagactaagtaagaggaatattatttagatcaggtatacccctacagtacatgtaatatgatgatgaatttgtcgattttcattcctaaaagttcctgcaaaaaccatgtacagtatcaacagtaatatttttgttgcattgacattgacaaaatatgataaaattgaacgtaattttcaccaataaatgcattaaatatacgcaatttattgagtttttagccctctattatgattgctcttttggcgctccatagaaacaacaacattgaacatggagtatgcgaaattcacgaaccgatgtgcgagaaacacgtctgtaaattcatcaatttaaaggatttattttttactttttgtgtgatctccttcgtaaaaatatttttgaggcctaattctaaggtttggtactcacgataaagttacttaaccaattttgagtcgaaataaacgacaggtgcgaaacggaactagcgccagGTAGTCTAGGGAGGTCTAGTAGTAGGAtaggataggcctacaaaacaaatacagtaattataaataataagacATGAGAAAGgctattttaggcctaattatttccTAACTAggcataggctaggcctactagaattCAAGATTCAAATGAAATTATGTGAAGTACCAGTCACTTGATTTTTCTTCCACTTCAAGCAACCTTGCTCAACCTCCAATTCACGGTTCCAAACAATTGGTGTTGAAAAATTCCTAAATCTATTATTGGAGCATGacaaattttgatttatttatcaatCAGGAATAGACCATTATTATTACCAATATAGTTTACTTGCTGAAACCCTTTTTTCCTCGTTATTTAAATGAAACTCAATATTATGTACAATATATCTCATgttaaactattattattaagtgtaaACGTTAATTAGCAATACCTCGTATGGTATACCAATAAATATTTCTATGTTTATGTGTACATAATTCTCCCTAAACAAAAGTCGACATGTCCGATTTGGTTTGCAAATTGTATGGAACGCCGATTacgtaatattaaagttatacGTAAGCGTATTTTAAATTACCTGtcataaaaaaaattggataaaacGGGGAAAAAAATAgctaattaattgattaattaattaatggcAAAAAATTCAGGATGAATGCATGTGGTCATTTTGCAGGCACACTCTTCCTCCTCTCTCTATGATGACGGTCACCCTCCTCAAGCACTATCTGTGCAAcaggttctaggacacctaccccctagacagttaccccccggatgtttaccacccggacaactacccccttaggacaactaccccccggacaactaccccccggacaactacccccttaggacaactacccccttaggataacaaccccccggacaactaccccccggacaaccacccccttaggacaactacccccttaggataactaccccccgggtaactaccccccggtcaactacccccggtcaactaccccccggtcaactacccccccccccatccaaaagtagacaaatatataggaccggtttctgtaaaaatgaaatcatctgtttttaacgggtgtttcgaaactagagacccgaaaccagagacctgacacgagacccaatacgaaaagggagacctatatttgggtctcccttttcgtatattagggtctcccttttcgtatagtgtggtctctcttttcgtatagtggggtctcccttttcttatagtgggtctcccttttcttatagtgggtctcccttttcgtatatttgggtttcccattttgtatatttgggtctccctttcgtataattgggtctcccttttcgtatatttaggtctcccttttcgtatattagggtctcccttttcgtatagtggggtctcccttttcgtatagtggggtctcccttttcgtatagtggggtctcccttttcgtacgtgggtctcccttttcgtatatttaggtctcccttttcgtattgggtctcgggtctctggtctctggtctcgggtctctagtttcgaaacacccgtttttaaccgattattctgtttaacagcacgctagaccctagatgtgctagatttaaagtaccgtatttattgaaaaaacggcctgggctgtttattgtttaggtggtttttaggtggacatttattggaagaaagttgtttattcaatgggaggggtataatctaatggaaatagacgccgattattccatatgatgtttcatgggagtgacatggtcaccgtttatttgaggggaatttatttaaagatcgacgtttattcggtgagtgaacattgaggtcaaatatcaaaagtcatattattcttcaagtgtacaaaaatacatatatgacaaatttgagacaaaaattaattcttttaagaccagtggttatcgaagcattgtcctgacgcaaaaattattattattattagcgaacccagtctttacagtaaatacaggaagtactatataatacgttcgactatcctatgatcatgtgtgacaatcttcagtttataccaggctatatttatgttcaatcttttacttttgtttacaataatgaatagtaattcgtcattaaaatatagttattaattcctattatacactgttgcagagtaaggttgttgaatggtctgggtggttagggtgttctaaagggatagttttctgggtggtaattgtccggggggtaattgttcctagggggtaattgtccggggggtagttgtccagggggtagttgtcctaagggggttgttgtcctaagggggtagttgtccggggggtatttgtccggggggtagttgtcctaaaggggtagttgtcctaagggggtagtggtccag
This is a stretch of genomic DNA from Antedon mediterranea chromosome 3, ecAntMedi1.1, whole genome shotgun sequence. It encodes these proteins:
- the LOC140044568 gene encoding double-stranded RNA-specific adenosine deaminase-like isoform X2, with the protein product MIEDNRYKPHDQTKVNQQSEYLRHKLHVQETTRPTYNDPLNKIKLIHSKTTAAGDHATTGGGVNPIIGRALPKKVPEQLIHDFLHGVKNPTQCLNEFCSLQRLTIKFQEADVPPSVYSLQSFGSKPVIDGVDHETGVGRSKKDAKNDASTKALRALLGLPKDNPSKNMENMITDSRGRTIYVEPDPTDKETLAAAEQETVASGGGHYQVNYNQNVPLPGEDMWNLPSQENYLEYQLKREEETKKQQQKTQPVSGYVQPPSAPVEDHITSPVDAYTAGGETEDDQIAKVAKAHPKIGNPFQGCQELSKQTSYCSIVMKRGPEDPGQLICLGTGHSSIQGLHLKKDGRVNIDNFGLTITRRSFVRFLYRELKSYMEEKAADSIFVHMPGSHLLSIKDGVTFHLYMNRAPSGDATQFVNPNENHKEATKEDMCLMSTGEHIPKILVDSSRLTVKTNTGNVLGVDKIQSKVEMTFAFLSKQSQIPLMSDSDKLLCWNVIGLQGALLSYFIKPVYLMSITVGDMFHHGHLSRAMCCRLSDDFQVNLPPDYFINHLLIGRVTTYTANLDDSKDFTSVNWCIGDGQYEVIDAKTGCSTE
- the LOC140044568 gene encoding adenosine deaminase domain-containing protein 1-like isoform X1 gives rise to the protein MIEDNRYKPHDQTKVNQQSEYLRHKLHVQETTRPTYNDPLNKIKLIHSKTTAAGDHATTGGGVNPIIGRALPKKVPEQLIHDFLHGVKNPTQCLNEFCSLQRLTIKFQEADVPPSVYSLQSFGSKPVIDGVDHETGVGRSKKDAKNDASTKALRALLGLPKDNPSKNMENMITDSRGRTIYVEPDPTDKETLAAAEQETVASGGGHYQVNYNQNVPLPGEDMWNLPSQENYLEYQLKREEETKKQQQKTQPVSGYVQPPSAPVEDHITSPVDAYTAGGETEDDQIAKVAKAHPKIGNPFQGCQELSKQTSYCSIVMKRGPEDPGQLICLGTGHSSIQGLHLKKDGRVNIDNFGLTITRRSFVRFLYRELKSYMEEKAADSIFVHMPGSHLLSIKDGVTFHLYMNRAPSGDATQFVNPNENHKEATKEDMCLMSTGEHIPKILVDSSRLTVKTNTGNVLGVDKIQSKVEMTFAFLSKQSQIPLMSDSDKLLCWNVIGLQGALLSYFIKPVYLMSITVGDMFHHGHLSRAMCCRLSDDFQVNLPPDYFINHLLIGRVTTYTANLDDSKDFTSVNWCIGDGQYEVIDAKTGCSTEYSPFRSSTSGASRLCKAAFYSRFKSICQTFDRPGLLNHSNYQNAKNGSENYRKCKAALLDYIEANKMGRWLKMPTELTVFDK